From Chrysemys picta bellii isolate R12L10 chromosome 1, ASM1138683v2, whole genome shotgun sequence:
AAGCCACTGCTTGGTTTGAAAGTGCTGTTCTCCGAATGTTTTCTTCTCCCAGCAGTGCGCAAGGGGTACAGGATCCAGGCCGACAAGGAGAGGGACTCCATGAAGGTGTTGTACTACGTCGAGAAAGAACTGGCACAGTTTGACCCAGCCAGGAGGATGCGAGAGCGATGTGAGAAACAGGCATTGTATGACCCTTCCCaaaggggcctggactagatgacctctcgaggtccattccagtcctatgattctatgattaatagtCTGGAAATTCATAGTGAAGGTTCCACAAACAAATTGAACTTAGACCCCATGGCCTAGCTTTTCAAGAATGTATGATGCCTAGAGTTAGGCTCAGAACATAAATAGGCACCAAAATCTGTggcatgattttcaaaggtgtggcTAATCTAGCAGCTCTCACTTAAGTCAGTAGGAGCCGTTCGATGTtcaacacttttaaaaatcagcccTGTTTATGTAAAAACGTAAATAAGGAGTTAGGACCCTAACTTTTgacacccatgtttgaaaatctaGGCCCACATTCCTGCCTTCTCTGTCATATAGCTATGATATAACTGTGGGTGTATGAGACAGTGTGGTGTCTGTATAGTTTTAGGAGGAAATGTGGGTCTGTAATAAGTCTCTTAAGGTATATGTTATGTTATTGGTATAACAGCCCCAATATGCTTTGGGGGATGGAGAGGTAGTTTGTATTGGCCACCTCAGTGAAATGGTGGATCTGAAACAGTACGGTTGTTTCTTGCATTTACCAGGAGAAGAGATGTCAGGGATTCTAGCTGTCAATGTGTGGGCAGTTACAGTGGAGGAAGGTTTGTGACACTGGACAATATGGGATGGGTCAGAGGTACTTTGTAGATTGGTATTTACAGTCTAGGGGGTGCGGGATAGAATTCCCACAGGCAGTGTGGAAGAGGTATCATGGCATGGCAGTACACTGACTGGGGGTCAAGGGGCTGGTTGACATATATAGAGGATATCAGTCTGTGGGGCTGGCAAACATcaaggcagagttcctctgagtGGCCTCCACTGACTTCTAGGACACCTTCTCGAAGTGGTGAGGGCTGTGCAGGGTTCTCTTCTCCATGGGCCCATGAGGATTCCTCATTTTGACCCTAAAACCTGCACACCCATCCCTGTTTTTTCATTCCTTGTACCCCATAATCTGTGGGTTCTCTGGCCCCTCCCTCATCTGAAGGGCCAGGCCTTTCATTGTTTTGCTGGGCTCTACCCACCAAGCCAGGGTTCACATCGCTGATGCCTTCTGCCAGCACACTTCAAAATAGACGAACAGACCTAAAAACGTTGCTGGTGAAGAAGACAAGAGAGATCAAATGCCTGAGGTAGCCTAGTAACTGACTCATCCAACCCAATGATATGAGGGGTCTTGACATTCATGTGGTGGATACAGGTCATTTTCCAAAAAACTTGTGCCCATTATCATTAGCCTGTGCATCCAATAGGTCCAACGAGTAGGTGTCTGTATAAAGATGGCTTTAGATCCTGGCAGTCACAGATGTACGAGCTCCCTCAATCAATGACGATAAAGGTTTAGGGAATGGCATTAATCACAGCTCTGTACTGATTAGGAGAAACTAACAAATTACATGTAGTTCTAAAACAGTCATCACGGAACGCATTGCCATTTACACCCACCAGATCTACTATAAAAAGACTCTCTCCAGATTGCAGCGTCTGGAATCCAGATGTCATTGTGCTTGACGGGGTAGTGATTGACAGCGATTCAGCAGACGAGAGATGGCAGGGAGCGTGCAGATCATTTTTTGAGGGGGTTGATCTTGTTTTAGCTTGGCTAGTCAGGCCAAACCCACGGCCAGCCAGTCTGACACCAGAGGAGGTACGTGTGTGCCTATGTGTTATGCCACACTTATACAAAACAGAACACCCATATAAGGCTGAAATTGGACAGGGCTGCACACCAGAGGCATTCTCCAATCTGTTGAGAGTTGAGATCTAAAATTCACCCTCCTGGGGTAAGAGGGGCCCAAGGCCAGCATTCTGAGAAGGGGTTTGGATTCTGtttctgattatttttaataGAGGGGGACTTGGCTTCTGTCTGAATGTATCAGAACTAGTCCCACCATGGTCTCACTGTCCcttctcacacacatacacatctcCTCTGTAGTATCTGTTTCTCTCCCCTGTGTCCTGGCAGATAACAACACCATCTCTGAACTCAGCTCCCTGCACGAGGACTCGAACTTCCGTCAGCCTTACCGGCAGGTGCGAAGGAAACCCCTCCCTCCTGCGGGGGACCTGGATGGTGATGCGGAGTACTGGGCAGGGGTGATCAGCGGAGGTGGTGCATCAAGGACACAGGCAGTTTCTGATTACAGGGAGGAGAGGGACAACTTTAAGCACAGGTGAGCGCAGTGCTCAGGAGACAGCTGTACCTGGCCAGGGAATGGTGAAGGAAGAAAGGTCTTATACATCACAGCTGTCCTCACTTTCCTGCTGATCTGTTCccggctggcagagcagaggggatgCAGAATGGGGGAAGATGGAAATGGGGCCTGTCTTGGACAAAAATAGAATTGATCTGATTCCCACAGCTCTCCTTAGCCCATCCACTCAGGCAAAGCCAGATAATGTGAAATATTTGATAGTCATTTATAAGGCCAAGAaacccacacccctcccctgtgtTCAGTGGGACTCCTGGGAATGGCACCCCAGTCTCTCTGATGCATTAAGAAATACAGTGCACTCTAGCAGGAAccacaccccagtctctctgtGCCATGCGGTCTGCAGTGCTGGCCCAAGGGAATGGCACTCCACTCCTTAAAGCACACTAATCCACACATTCATCGCCTGGGAATCTCACCCTAGTGTCTCTGGTGGAGCAGCCTGTAGGAAGTCCAGCTCAGTCCCTTAAAGGGTTCCCCTCCCCAGATGGTCTGTTGGTACAATGTACATTGTTCACTCAAAGCTTGCTGGTGACTGCACTATTGCAGGCTGATTCTTAGTTTCCCCATCAGGGCATATATTTGTGCCAACAGGCTTCAGTGCTAGGGAGTAGCTCTTGCTTCCTCCTCCCAGCTCCAATGGGGGGCACACACTGCATCTCACAATTctgccctcctctctcctgcagccAGCAGAGATCGAAGTCGGAAATGCTGTCAAGGAAGAACTTCTCTGTGGGCGTGCCGGCCGTCTCCATGGACGAGCTGGCGGCCTTTGCAGAGTCCTACAGCCAGCGCACCCGCCGGACAGATGTTGGCCAGGAGCCCAGGCGTTTCGAGAGGTCGGAGTCACGAGGGGGACGTGGCGGGGTGGCACAGCACCAGGACAGTTCCTCGGAGGAGTACTATGGCAAGCGCAGGGGAAACCGCGAGCCGCTGACAGACTCGGATCGGGGCTGGTCATACAGCCCACCCAGGAGACGGGCCCATGATGAGAAGCACCTGCCCAGGCTGGTGAGCCGGACGCCTGGAGGGAGTCAGAAGTATGACCACTCCTACCTCAGCAGCGTTCTAGAGAGGAAGTCCCGGAGCTATGAGGAGAGTGGTGAACGGAGTGAGACACCCTCGAAGCTGAGCTCGCAGCCCAGCCAGCGAGGGGGAACGTATTACGCCTGGTCACCGCCGTCCACCTACaaagcagggcagcagcagcagcagcagcagccgccaaaGCAAGAGGAAGGAGAAGACACCCTTCCTCCATACAGCGAGAGGGAGCTGAGCCGGGGCCCTTCGTACAGGACCAGGGAGCAGGCTTACCTCAACGCCTCGGACAAGAAGAGGAAAAAGGAGCCCAAGAAAACAGTGAGGCCGTGTCTGGCGCTCCTGATCCAAATGGGATGAGCGGGGAACACCAGGCAGGGGATGCTATCTAGGGTCTGGGGGATCACCAGACAAGAGATGGAGTTTAGGGTCTTGGTGGAGGAACCCCAGGCAAGGGATAGAGTGTGAGGGACCTTGCCAGAGATGGTACATGTAGATTTAGGAGATCCTGAGGGTGAGGCAGCTATGGGGAATTTTAGGGGATCATGACGGGGAGAGGCAGGGGTTGTGATCTTTGCATTTAGCCAATCATCCTGGagtgggtggggcaggaaggggaggttATCTGGGATACAGCAGTCAGGGTGGAGTgactggggaggggaggttaTATTTGGGATCAGATGGAGTAGGTGAAGAGGGAAGGTTAGGGGCATAGGAGGATCAGGAtggagcgagggggaggggaggttatcAGGGTCAGGGGAAACATGGTAGGGATGAGACATTATCTGGGGCTTAGAGGAATTGCGGGCCATATCCATGGCAACCATGCTAGATGAGGGGTGGGGTATCCATTTTGTGGGCTGGGATGTATTTAGTGGCGAATGCTTGTGTAACAGCCCTCAGAGGAATGGTTTTGGAAAGGTGTGTCTATGTGGAGATGAActgctctgtgtctgtgtgtgcatgcatgtgccaAATGCGCTGCTCCTCAGACTGGTTAGTGGGGAGGAGCAAATTCCTGCTCCAATTTGGTTTGTGGGGGTCACTGAATCTGTTCAAAGGCCTTGGTAGGTCAGGGTGTTGAATGTCCCTTCATGTCCCCTTAGTGGGATACATCCCTCAACTTGGGTAGTGTGATCAATACCCTCTGAGCTTAgttagtgtgtgtgagagaacgGGGGGCCCTGCAGCTTAGTGTGGAGGTGGAGGCTGCCCCCTTGGCAGCAGGTGCATTCAGCACACTCTGGTGAAGCTAATGCCATTCATTCTGTTGTGCAGGCCCCCTGCCCAAGCTGCCTCTTTCTCCTGGTTCCACATGTGATTTTATGTTTACAtttcttcttctctctccctcagaATGATTTCCCAACCAGGATGTCCCTTGTGGTTTGATGTTGTCACAGAAGAGTCGTGTTGATGGGCTGGGTACCATGAGATGGCCGTGAGGCTGAGATACAGAGCCCTGAGCAAACAAGTCCCAATGAACCTTTGCAGCCACCAGCCATGGACATTCTCTTTCAACTGTCTGTTTCACCATGGGAGTGAAGACCATCTGTAGAGGCAGACTCCAACGAATAGCTCTCATCCCACTTGCTGTGGGAGAGTCCTCCAGGAAAATCTATGATAGGGCTCTCTTTGGAACTCTGTTCCACATTGCAAGGCAGCTGTCACCATATTCTGTGTCCCAAGGGTCCCAAACTGTAAGAGAGGCTGGCTTCTTGCCTCTCACCCCAGAATGCCTCATCCCACATTAGGATAGGCCTTTCTCCATACTGCTTGCTCTCACTGTTTCCCATGGCCTAGACTTGGAAGGAAGTTGTCTTCACGCCTCTCGCACTCAGCGCCTTAGGAGTTGGGGACTGCCTCTCACACTCATCACACTGAGGAGTCTCCATGTCCCATCTTTTCCATGCTGGGAGGAGGCCTCATTCTAAGAACTGCAAGTTTCCTCAAGATGGCAAGGCCCCATCCCCTGAAAGTTCTGAAAGAAAATCTCTAACAAAAAACCGCTGAGCGTGTCACTATGCTAAGGGCTGAGCAGGGAGAGAAACAAGCGTGGGTTGGTCTGTTTGATATTTTTAGTCCTGTTCATTCAGTGATGGGAACTGCGAGTGAGATTTTATGTACTGTTTTAAAAGTGGATCTAAGTAGATTTTATTGTAATGAGAACATAACATGGTTCTTCTCACTGTTGTTTGTCTCGATATGTGTGCATTTCCTTGAGGCTGAGATATGACCATATAAAGCTTCAGATGGGTAATCTGTTTGATCATATGACAAACACAGCTCGACCGTATCACTGTTCTGCTTGTGGTGTCATCACACTGCTCTGAACAGTGGGCTTTTTGTTCTAAAGAAACAAGAAGGAGAAATCTTGGTGTGAGAGAGAAGCCATGGCTCTTCCTTCTGCAAGGATCAGCATTATCCCTTTCTGGTTACCAGTCCAGGACATCCGATAGAGAAacaacaaaaactgaaaaaaataatatcTTGGCTGAAACTCACGCTTAAAAATCACCTCATTCCAGTTACTTCCAGGTCGCCCACTTCCATCTTGACATGATTTTAGTGGCTGATGTCTCAGGAACAGCTGAATTTAGAAATGCGTGCTTCACACCATCTGGAAGCATGACATTTCTGCTTTCAAAGAGTATAATATAGTCATTTCTCACTCTAATTTAatttttagctgctaaaatcatgTTGGAATTcatgtggagggggaaaaaagtaagaTGGTGATCAGAACATGGTTTTAACTTCCACCTGCCAGGGCTAGAAATTAATGGGCACCTTATATCAGTGGGATAGCCAGCATTCCCCTGTGACATACAGCCTTTCTTTCCATTCCAAAAATTAGTAAAGTATCTGGTCTTAAATCTGTTGCTAAATGCTCTAACAATGCTATTTTGGGCGCTAGTGCAGGATTGGACCTTGCAGCAGTATGATTCTCTGTCCCTATTTATTAACATAGCTGCAGTGCTCCATGACTGTTACAAACTTCTCTTTGGATTTGCATTGAACTTGGCACTTTCCTTGCCATATACCGGGAATTACTCAGTACCCTATTTTTGCTTCAGAATGGTGGGGGACAATCCCCAAGAATCTGATGTCACTTGAAGTCATAGTGGGAAATGGGGATTATGGACCATGTGTTAGAGCAGTGATTCACAACCAGGAGTCCGGGGCCCTCtggggggccacaagcaggtttcaggggggccaccaAAGTAAACCAGAGAGGAGGGCCGGCATTAGACTAactggggcccggggctgaagcccgagctctACCACCCTGCTctctaccccctaatgctggccctggcttttaatctactggatatgcagaaaaagttgtggcacaggcagggctgtggagtttttaggGCATGTTCGGGGGGCtccgaaagaaaaaggttgagaatccttGTGTTAGAGGAAGGATCCATTCCCATTCTCCCTCACCACTCTAGtgagtgtatctttgtaaatccaagagagagagagagagagatcacctTGTGAGCACACACCATCCTTCTGGGTTTGTTCTGTGTTATTGTTAGACAGACAGAATAAATTCATACTCTGCTCCTCATTAGTGTGTGATCCTGGAAAGTCCCAGCACCAGAGCCTCCCAAAGAAGAGCTAAGGAGGTTGAAGGAACTCATCCCATTGTGTCCTTTCTACGTGGCATCCAACAACCCCAGAGACCATTATATGTGGAGATCTGAAAGAGCTCTGTCAGCCAGTAACATAGCAtgagggaggaaagagagggaTTTAAAGTTGTCTTGGAAATCTGTATTTCCCAAAGCATTCTGGAAATTGTAATAGAGTTGTGTCTCCTCCTTAAATCAGTCACTGGTTCATTTGATCAAACCCTCAGGAATCTAacctatatattaaaaataacacaCCTCTCACCATGTATTTGGTTCACTTTTACTCATCTGAGGCTGATGCTTTAGGACATTTGAATACTGGCTGTATAAGGTTGCCATTTAGTTAATGAGGATGAAGTCACAGTTGTGAATGGGATAAATGCAGATTTATAGACTATTTCTTAGatttaggacaggggtcggcaacctttcagaagttctttcactctaatttaaggtttcgcgtgccagtaatacattttaacatttttagaaggtctctttctataagtctataatatataactaaactattgttgtatgtaaagtcaataaggtttttaaaatgtttaagaagcttcattttaaattaaattaaaatgcagagttggtggccaggacccggtgGCCAGGAtacaggcagtgtgagtgccactgaaaatcagcttgcgtgccgccttcggcacgcgtgccataggttgcctacccctgatttaggaTATCCTGGTAACATACTTATATCCTCTCTGTCTGACTCTCCACGTGTCTTACATTACACTCAAACTTTAATGACTGGGAAAGagttgaaagtaaaaaaaaaaaaaaagtgttgatgtTTCTGATCAGGATAATTATACCTGGAAATGCACCAGGACTAGAGTCCAGGCACATTTTTTTCCTGGGTGACACACAACATTCCAGTCTCAAAAAAGGACCACGCTCCCAAAGCCACATTAGGACACTGCACAGTCCATGCTATTCCACTCTTAATctataatcacacacacacacacaccccgcctggcTGTTTAATATTTTCTGTATGCAAATGAAGTTCTATACACTTGGTGACTGAGACAAGCTGTAGACTGGATTATTTCTCCAGTAGGGAGGGGGATCTCTGCACCAGCTCCAAATAGAACAGTTCATAGGATGGATGGGGGAAAGGGAACTGTGGTTTCTATAGCTACAAGGATCCATTGTCCCATAAACTCTGAAAAGCAGCATCAGCAGTGCTATTCTAGCCCATGGGCTGATACAGTGCTGGGAAGATTCACTTGTCATTGTTTCAGATGAGGAAAAATGGCAAGTGTTTATCCACTTAATCTGTCAGAACATCTGTAGAGTGACCAGCACTGTAAAATAAACCAACCTAAGTATTCCACTTAATCTGGGAGTGACAAGGATCTAAAATTCTAAATTCTCTATTGATCAATTTTATAGCTAGCATAAAATTAAGATCCTTTCCCAGCAGGATGTCGATATCTGAGTCATATCAAGGACACAGATATTTTATAATCACAACATGAAATGTACCCCCCCTTCCTTTCTAGATTATTTGGGAGCAGGCAACAGTCACCTGTGTGCCCAGGTGCCTGATGATGTCAACAGTAAAGGAGATCTTGAGTATCCCAGTGGTGATATTGGACAGATGGGAATCCTCTatccacccctctgctgcagtcGTTTTACTTGTAAAGGAAATTAATCTTGGAGATGCCTCCACCTGGCTGGGGCCCTGTACACACTCAAAGGTGTGCCTTGGGAGCTTCCAGGAGTAACCCTGAGCTAATCTATGCAAAAAGTCTAACTCAAAAGTACCAATTTTAAATAATATACACCCAATATGCACTTAGATTAGAGTTAACAAACCTTTACTCAACAATTTAGAAACACATGATGTAacacactgagaatgaaaatgccaCAACCACTTTAAATCAGCAGGGGGCACTTCAATAAATCAGTTAACTGCAGTTTACAGCAGTAAATGACACTTCACCAATTTACATTTACACTGCcatcatttccccaccccctgagtgTGCACTCCTCTGAATTTCGGAGTTCTAGACGCTTGCGTGGGCGTGCTTGCTGTCGAAGCTGAGGACAGCACTCTGTTGGTCCAGTAAACCAGTCCAGCCACGGCAACATGGGGAGAGCAATTCTAACTTGGGATCATTTCAAGCTGCACAACCCCTCTGAAGATCGGAGTTGTTATAGCCAGAGGTCAGTAACCCCAGATCCTGGTTAGACAATACGACCACTTCATATCTTCTCAGACTCAGGGAAACCCCTTAAGGTCTCTTTGctatcccccttcccctgcaagcACTTTCCCAAACAACAAAGGTGGTGGTTACTCATACTGCCTTCACTCAAGGCCAACCTCAGTCAGTTCTGGGCACTGGACTGTTGCTGTGAAGCCCAGCAGTTGCCTCCGTGAGCCTTCCTGCTTGATCAAAGAGCCAGCAGCTCCTGGTTTGGACAGAGCTCCACAAAGCAATCTCAGCTCCCCTGACCAGCATCCCAGCTCTTCACCAAAATAGAGCCCAGCGCATGCTCCCTCTGCATCCCCTGGAAATggaagtctctctcttttttcccaaTGGAAGTTGTAGTCTCCAAGGCTGGCTTGCACTACTCAGGGCCTTCCTGACTGGAACACTCCCACAATTAAGCTCAGAGGCCCCTCTACAGAAGCATCACTGTGTTGACTAGCTAAGACAAGAGTCACAATAGAAgaatacttttaaaatgtttaaactttTAGAGCAGCAGCTGGATCAACTGTAGGCAGTCAATCCACTCGTTCTGACAGAGATGTGATCTGGGCTGCTGAGGGAGATTGACGGAATGGAATGAGAAAATATACTTTAGCTAGCAATGAAAATGACTTCTCAGTGATCATCAGCATTTCTCTGCAATACTTTGTAAACCTGTCCAGGGATGATTTATGAGTAACCTCCCAGACAACTGAAATTGAAAATTAACAGATCAAGCATTTGAATATCTACAAACTTTGGGAAACAGTTGCGAGTGTCTCCTgaaagatggggggagggatagctcagtggtttgagcgttggcctgctaaacccagggttgtgagttgaatccttgagggggccatctggggatttagttggggattgatcctgctttgagcagggggttggactagatgatctcctgaggtcccttccaaccctaataatctatgattgtGGCAGGTCCTATGCTGACATTGTAACTGAGGGAGAGGGACTGGCACTTTAAAATAAACCTCCTGTCCCTTGATCATCTGTGTAGAGGCCAATCATGGCCCTTAGTGCAAGGGCCAGACAATCCAGTGCCACAGCTCCACTCCCCCTTCTGTATCAGTCAGCAGAACCATGGCACATCCTTTTAAAAGGTATCAGAGCTCTCACTCTGACCTGTGCTTTCCCAGTGACTCAAGGAATTCTGGCTGTGAATCAGCCAAATGCCTCTGGGGACACTTGCTGGCATGGGATATGTCCACAGCCCCCACTTAATGTTCACACGTAGCCCTGGTGGTGCTTTGTAGAGGCCtattttgtttacatttcacTTTCCTTTTCCAACCAATATATTGTAGATTTGAAAAAATCTTGATTCCCACGCCTAAAGC
This genomic window contains:
- the ILDR2 gene encoding immunoglobulin-like domain-containing receptor 2 isoform X7, which produces MDGFLVGWIVLLWVTALAEGLQVTVPEKKKVAMLFQPALLRCHFSTSSTQPAVVQWRFKSYCQDRTGEALGLATSGIQAVSKRNLEWDPYLDCVDSRRTVRVVASKQGSAVTIGDFYKERDVTIVHDADLHIGKLMWGDSGLYYCLIITPDDLEGKNEESVELLVLEWVFVGLVILGAFLFFLLVGICWCQCCPHSCCCYVRCPCCPDSCCCPRALYEAGKAAKAGYPSAVTSIPGPYYIPTVPGAGVPSPVVLMEKSHPPPLAPSDSSGGSQNVRKGYRIQADKERDSMKVLYYVEKELAQFDPARRMRERYNNTISELSSLHEDSNFRQPYRQVRRKPLPPAGDLDGDAEYWAGVISGGGASRTQAVSDYREERDNFKHSQQRSKSEMLSRKNFSVGVPAVSMDELAAFAESYSQRTRRTDVGQEPRRFERSESRGGRGGVAQHQDSSSEEYYGKRRGNREPLTDSDRGWSYSPPRRRAHDEKHLPRLVSRTPGGSQKYDHSYLSSVLERKSRSYEESGERSETPSKLSSQPSQRGGTYYAWSPPSTYKAGQQQQQQQPPKQEEGEDTLPPYSERELSRGPSYRTREQAYLNASDKKRKKEPKKTVRPCLALLIQMG